One part of the Musa acuminata AAA Group cultivar baxijiao chromosome BXJ1-5, Cavendish_Baxijiao_AAA, whole genome shotgun sequence genome encodes these proteins:
- the LOC135673980 gene encoding stigma-specific STIG1-like protein 1, which translates to MTMRFFIVVACALALTTSLALPVSSVESDERSTAAATPPLLSRGIDSLFPQYHPRGSMTCDNVPRVCRASGSPGPDCCRKQCVNVMTDNQNCGQCGKKCWFGQACCGGSCVNVMYDPKNCGGCNKRCTKGCFCQFGMCSYA; encoded by the coding sequence ATGACAATGAGGTTCTTCATCGTCGTGGCATGCGCCTTGGCCTTGACCACATCTCTTGCCCTCCCCGTTTCCTCTGTGGAATCCGACGAGCGCTCGACAGCAGCAGCAACACCGCCTTTATTGTCCCGGGGGATCGACTCCTTGTTCCCGCAGTACCATCCGAGAGGCTCGATGACCTGCGACAATGTCCCTCGGGTTTGTCGCGCCAGCGGCAGCCCCGGCCCCGACTGCTGCAGGAAACAGTGCGTGAACGTGATGACCGACAACCAGAACTGCGGGCAGTGCGGGAAGAAGTGCTGGTTCGGCCAAGCGTGCTGCGGCGGCAGCTGCGTCAACGTGATGTATGACCCCAAGAACTGCGGTGGCTGCAACAAGAGGTGCACGAAGGGTTGCTTCTGCCAGTTCGGGATGTGTAGCTATGCTTAG